From the genome of Leptodactylus fuscus isolate aLepFus1 chromosome 1, aLepFus1.hap2, whole genome shotgun sequence, one region includes:
- the LOC142200022 gene encoding betaine--homocysteine S-methyltransferase 1 — translation MAPAGAKTGQGKKGLLERLDAGEVVIGDGGFVFALEKRGYVKAGPWTPEAAVEHPEAVRQLHREFLRAGANVMQTFTFYASDDKLENRGNYVAAKISGQKVNEAACDIAREVANEGDALVAGGVSQTPSYLSCKSESEVKAIFRKQLDVFIKKDVDFLIAEYFEHVEEAVWAVEVLKQSGKPVAATLCIGPEGDLNGVHPGECAVRLAKAGASVVGVNCHFDPMTCVETVRLMKEGLTAANVKAHLMTQPLAYHTPDCGKQGFIDLPEFPFALEPRIVSRWDIHKYARAAYDLGVRYIGGCCGFEPYHTRAIAEELAPERGFLPPGSEKHGSWGSGLDMHTKPWVRARARREYWEKLQPASGRPYCPSMARPDAWGVTKGDSELMQQKEATTENQLKELFSKQSLKAN, via the exons ATGGCACCGGCTGGAGCGAAGACTGGCCAGGGCAAGAAG GGTCTCTTGGAGCGTCTTGATGCAGGAGAAGTTGTCATTGGAGATGGCGGCTTTGTGTTTGCCTTGGAGAAAAGAGGTTATGTGAAAGCTGGACCATGGACCCCCGAGGCTGCAGTAGAACACCCTGAGGCAG TACGTCAGCTGCACAGGGAGTTCCTCAGAGCCGGGGCAAATGTAATGCAGACCTTCACATTCTATGCCAGTGACGATAAACTGGAGAACAGGGGGAACTACGTGGCCGCCAAAATCTCA GGTCAAAAAGTGAATGAAGCCGCTTGTGACATTGCAAGAGAGGTCGCAAATGAAGGTGATGCATTGGTTGCAGGAGGGGTCAGTCAAACTCCTTCATATCTAAGCTGCAAGAGCGAATCTGAGGTGAAGGCTATATTCCGAAAACAGCTGGATGTATTCATAAAGAAGGATGTGGACTTTCTGATCGCTGAG TACTTTGAACACGTGGAAGAAGCTGTCTGGGCAGTAGAAGTGTTAAAACAATCTGGGAAGCCGGTGGCAGCCACATTATGTATTGGCCCAGAAGGAGACCTAAATGGCGTACACCCCGGAGAGTGCGCAGTCAGGCTGGCAAAGGCTG GCGCCTCTGTGGTTGGCGTAAACTGTCATTTTGATCCGATGACCTGTGTGGAAACCGTGAGGCTGATGAAAGAAGGGCTGACTGCTGCTAATGTCAAGGCTCATCTGATGACACAACCACTTGCATATCACACACCTGACTGCGGCAAGCAAGGCTTCATTGACCTGCCAGAGTTTCCATTTG CTCTGGAACCACGAATTGTGTCAAGATGGGACATCCATAAGTATGCCAGAGCAGCCTATGATCTTGGCGTCAGGTACATTGGTGGCTGCTGTGGGTTTGAGCCATACCATACCAGAGCTATAGCGGAAGAACTGGCTCCAGAAAGAGGATTCTTACCACCTGGTTCAGAAAAACATGGCAGCTGGGGCAGTGGTCTGGACATGCATACTAAGCCCTGGGTTCGAGCAAG GGCCAGGCGAGAGTATTGGGAGAAGTTACAACCTGCTTCAGGGAGACCATATTGTCCTTCTATGGCCAGGCCAGATGCCTGGGGAGTGACCAAAGGAGACTCTGAACTGATGCAGCAGAAAGAGGCCACAACTGAAAATCAGCTGAAGGAATTATTCTCCAAGCAATCCCTCAAAGCCAACTAG